A region of Argentina anserina chromosome 5, drPotAnse1.1, whole genome shotgun sequence DNA encodes the following proteins:
- the LOC126794648 gene encoding subtilisin-like protease 3 → MENNKKLVALQIIYLLGLSFVFCLSLAITDGGMGLLHHKAEFKAEEEKSGMQTYIVWVKKPVRKLFSESRRDLKSWYKSFLPKTVASSNEVTDDRMVYTYHHVATGFAAKLTAEEVKEMKTKDGFISAHQERILPLHTTHTPNFLGLNQGSGLWKGSNYGEGIIIGVLDTGITPGHPSFSDEGVGPPPAKWKGKCDFSGAFCNNKLIGARSFQGGKSTGDPPVDVEGHGTHTSSTAAGNFVQGANVFGMANGTASGMAPYAHLAMYKICSEAGCSESDIVAAMDTAVADGVDVLSLSLGGGSAPFYEDGIAVGAFGAIQKGVFVSCSAGNSGPGYGTLSNEAPWILTVGASTVDRSIKATAKLGNGQEYDGESLFQDKDFSPDLIPLVYAGAYSNDSTALCDVGTLNGVEGKVVLCERGGGIGRIAKGEEVKRAGGAAMILMNQEIDGYSTLADPHVLPATHLSYAAGVSIKQYISSTATPTATILFKGTVIGDQNAPAVTSFSSRGPSLASTGILKPDIIGPGVSILAAWPVSVDNGTESTATFNMVSGTSMSCPHLSGIAALLKGSHPDWSPAAIKSAIMTTTDRVNLGGQPIIDETLDPADVFATGAGHVNPRRAADPGLIYDTKLEDYIPYLCGLNYTESQIQIITQQTVKCSEVGVIPEAQLNYPSFSLIFRDLSESQTYTRTVTNVGPANSTYHWEMLIPDGIQMSVNPAMLTFTEVGQTITYSIDFIPEQHAGSDLPFAQGYLRLYSGQHSVTSPISVIFDTQQ, encoded by the coding sequence ATGGAGAACAACAAAAAGCTGGTAGCCCTGCAGATCATATATCTTCTTGGCTTGAGTTTCGTCTTCTGCCTATCACTAGCAATAACTGATGGAGGCATGGGATTACTCCACCACAAAGCTGAATTTAAGGCAGAGGAGGAAAAGAGTGGCATGCAAACTTACATTGTTTGGGTGAAAAAGCCGGTAAGGAAGCTATTTTCAGAATCTCGTCGAGATTTAAAGAGTTGGTACAAATCATTTTTGCCAAAAACTGTTGCAAGCTCAAATGAGGTGACGGATGACCGAATGGTATACACATATCACCATGTGGCTACTGGCTTTGCAGCAAAGCTGACAGCAGAGGAAGTGAAAGAAATGAAGACCAAAGATGGGTTTATATCAGCTCATCAAGAAAGGATTCTCCCATTGCACACTACCCATACTCCAAACTTCTTGGGGTTGAACCAAGGATCGGGACTCTGGAAAGGATCAAATTATGGTGAAGGCATCATCATTGGAGTTCTGGATACTGGAATAACACCAGGTCATCCCTCATTCAGCGATGAAGGAGTTGGACCTCCTCCAGCTAAATGGAAAGGCAAGTGTGATTTCAGTGGTGCATTCTGTAACAACAAGCTTATTGGTGCCAGAAGTTTCCAGGGGGGAAAATCTACTGGAGATCCACCAGTTGATGTTGAAGGACATGGAACACACACATCGAGCACAGCTGCAGGAAATTTTGTGCAAGGCGCAAACGTGTTTGGAATGGCAAATGGAACAGCCTctggcatggcaccttatgctCACTTGGCAATGTACAAAATCTGCTCTGAAGCCGGTTGTTCTGAAAGTGACATCGTAGCTGCTATGGACACTGCTGTTGCCGATGGAGTCGACGTGCTCTCCCTCTCACTTGGTGGTGGCTCAGCTCCTTTCTATGAAGATGGAATAGCAGTTGGTGCATTTGGTGCAATTCAAAAGGGAGTTTTTGTCAGCTGCTCAGCTGGAAACTCAGGTCCTGGTTATGGTACTTTATCTAATGAAGCCCCATGGATTCTAACTGTTGGAGCAAGCACTGTTGACAGAAGCATAAAAGCAACAGCAAAACTTGGAAATGGGCAAGAATATGATGGGGAATCGTTATTCCAGGATAAAGACTTTAGTCCAGATTTGATACCTCTTGTTTATGCTGGTGCATATAGCAATGATTCAACAGCTCTGTGTGACGTCGGAACCCTTAATGGTGTTGAGGGAAAAGTTGTGTTGTGTGAAAGAGGTGGAGGAATTGGAAGAATTgccaaaggagaagaagtcAAAAGAGCAGGTGGTGCTGCCATGATCCTCATGAACCAAGAGATTGATGGCTATAGCACCTTAGCTGATCCTCATGTGCTTCCCGCAACACATTTGAGTTATGCTGCAGGTGTCAGCATCAAGCAATACATAAGCTCCACTGCAACACCTACAGCCACAATCTTGTTCAAAGGCACTGTCATCGGTGATCAAAATGCTCCCGCAGTCACTTCTTTCTCATCAAGAGGACCAAGCCTGGCAAGCACAGGAATCTTGAAACCTGACATCATTGGTCCCGGTGTAAGCATTCTAGCTGCATGGCCTGTTTCGGTGGACAACGGGACAGAATCTACGGCCACATTTAACATGGTTTCAGGTACCTCAATGTCATGTCCTCACCTGAGTGGCATTGCAGCCTTGCTCAAGGGCTCACACCCCGACTGGTCACCAGCCGCCATTAAGTCTGCAATTATGACAACTACTGACAGGGTAAACCTTGGAGGCCAGCCTATTATTGATGAAACACTTGATCCAGCAGATGTCTTTGCCACTGGTGCAGGACATGTTAATCCACGAAGAGCAGCTGACCCCGGGCTAATCTACGACACAAAACTAGAGGACTACATTCCGTACCTGTGTGGTTTGAACTACACAGAAAGTCAAATACAGATAATCACCCAACAGACGGTGAAGTGCTCTGAAGTAGGAGTCATACCAGAAGCGCAGCTAAATTATCCTTCATTTTCTCTTATATTCCGGGACCTGTCTGAGTCTCAAACTTACACAAGGACCGTGACAAATGTTGGACCAGCCAATTCAACTTACCACTGGGAAATGTTGATACCAGATGGAATTCAAATGAGTGTGAATCCTGCGATGCTTACGTTTACAGAGGTTGGCCAGACAATCACATACAGTATAGATTTCATCCCGGAACAACATGCAGGGTCGGATCTACCATTTGCTCAGGGTTATTTGAGGTTGTACTCTGGTCAGCATTCTGTTACTAGTCCCATATCTGTGATCTTCGACACCCAGCAGTGA